In bacterium, the DNA window CCAGCAATGGTCACGCTTTCTAAATATTCAGCCAGCAACCCTTGTTTAATTTCTTGCAAATCATGTTGTACTCGCTGTGCTACTTGGCGTGGGTTTTGTTGCAACACACGCGCCAACACCATGGCCGCATTGCAGCTCATATCTCCAAATGCAGCATCTTTGTCCACATTGAGCGTGACCTCAATCGACGCACATTGTGCTGGGCTTAAATTCAAAGACTTTTGAATAACAGCAATAATTTCTTTTTTTAACGACTTAATTATATTCATGGAGTTACACTCTCGTTACGCAAAACATGTGTGTGCCAAACAGTAATGATGCCCAGTTTAGCAGGGATTAAGAATATTGAAAAGCACTGAAAAAACCGCCCTAGAATACCCAGCCCACATGGAACGAGGCGGTCCCGCCAACCATACTTATCGAAAAGGCATTTTTGCTTTCGCTCTGTATTGGCAGGGCATATTCAAAAGCAACAACCGGTCCCCACGCATTTTGGGCAACATGAACCTTACAATCATATTCAGCCCAGAAATGCACAACCTGGGTTTGCCAGCCTTTATAACGCTGGTCGGTGTTAATAATCTCATCTTTAGAAATGTAAAACGGATCTGGCATACGCGCTGCTTGCTGCATTTGATAGGTTGCAAGAAATTTTTCATCTTTTACACGCAAGCGTGCTTTTTCTTTGTGAGTATATGAATAGCCCACCAAAGCCGAAAAACCTTGATAAACTTTTTCAGCTTTTACGTACCCAAACATATGCCACAAATTTGCTTGATCAACCTCAGTATTTGCCTTACCCATCATCGCAAAACCTGATTGATTCATATCAGTTTTTAAACGCACAACCCGATCTTCGTTAAAAAATATCGTTGCACTCGCACCAACACCAACAGAAAATTTTTCAAAAACACCAAGTTCAGCTGTTGTGCGCGCATCAATAGCCCAATGGCTGTTGTAACCAAGCGGAATGGCAATTAACGTATCTTCGCGTTTACGAGATGACAATGGAATAAGTCCACCAATTTGTATAAAGCCTCGCAGATATTTAAGATCTTTACTGAAAAGCAAAGCACTCGCACCTTCCCAGCCAAGCGCTAATAACATTTCTGGCACTTCGGTTTTGCTAAACTGATCGTTAATATTATCAAAGCCATTTTCTTTCAAAACAACCGGCAAGTCATTATTTAAAAAGTCTTCAACATTCTTTCCATTAACTTCCGGATTGCCTAAATTTTTATGCGTAACATTATAAATTTTTGCATGACGAATGGGCGCATGGACCATGCCATAAAGACCAGAAAAAATTGATTGCTTGAATGTTAAGCCAACTTGATAAGTATTAATTTTGCCTTTATAAACAACTTTACCATTGGGACTATCTGCGGCATCCACCACAGAGCCATTAAATTCTGGCATCGGAGCGCCACCCCCCGCCAAACTCGGATCTGACCATAGGCTGGCTGTCGTAGCACCTGGATTTTCAACATACAAACCCAACCGCTCAATATCTACCGCACCATAAACACCCAAAAGTTCTTCGCGTGAACCGTCGTTATTGCGAGCTTGCGAACCACTACCAGCCATGTAACTGATGGTAAAATTTGAAGCTCTATCGCGCACAAGCCAATCTGGCGTACCTTGAAAAAGAGGTGCTCGATAAAAGACCGGCAAATCAATAGCGACCAACCGCGTTGTTGCAAAAATACCAATAACACACGCTTTTAATAAAAGTTTCTTCATAACTGCCAACCTTATCTCTTCGTATAAACTTAATCAGAAAACTAAGTCCTCAACTCACTCGCCAGCTTAACAACAATGAATGATAAATGCTAACCTTGATTTATTTTTTCAACAAGTTCAGCCATCGCCATCCCTCAAAATTTCACTTCGGGCACTTTAATCAATCGCAATAATTACGCATCAACCACGACAACGTATAAATAATTTATTATTTGACTTTTTAATAATGAAAAATAAACACAAAAAAAGGGCCGCAAATCTTACAGCCCTTTTTTACATTTTTTTATATCGCTAGAATGGCAAATCGTCTTCAAAAGGCTTTTGGTCATTAAAAGCAATTTCGCCACTGTTTGGCGCTGAATCAACCGCAGCTTTTGGTTTTGCTGCGCGTTTTGGCGCTGCTTCTTTTGCTGGTGCAAATTGATCGTCAAAACTTACTTTGCTTGCTGGCGCTGGCGCAATAGCACTCATGCCTTCAGCATCAAACTCAACATCTTCAGCTTGCGATGCAGCTGCCAAGAACGTAACACGATCAGCAACGATTGAATGTTTGCTGCGCTTGTTACCTTCTTGATCTTGCCATGAATCAAGTTTTAAACGGCCTTCAACCAAAACCGCACGACCTTTTTGAAGGTACTGGTTGCAACTTTCTGCTTGAGCGCCCCAAACATCAATATCAATAAAACAAACTTCTTGAACCATGGTACCAGTTTGTTTGTTTTTAAATTGGCGATTAGATGCTAAACCAAAACGGCAAACGCCTTGGCCTGAACCAACTTGTTTGTATTCCGGATCGCGCGTCAGGTTGCCCATCATAATAATTCGATTATAACTTGCCATAACTTTTTGCCTTTCAATTCAACTATATTTTTTTACTAAAACAAGAACGATGTTACCACAAATCCCAGCAAACACAATGTCAGCTTTGTGGCGGCGACAACTGTTGCCGCAACGCGCCAAAAACTTGATCGTGCTGCGGATGTGCATAATTTGCACGCACTGACTTTTTGTACAAATGTGCGGCATATTGCGCAATGACAGCTGGCTGACAATCTTGCTGAATAAATTCTTTACAAATTATATCAGCACTCAGCAAATTGGGCAGGGACATGCTTTTAACTTTCACCACCATACGCGCCAGCCAATAACTCAACCACGAAATTTTAAAGAGCACGACGGTTGGAATATTTAAAAGCACCAGCTCAAGCGTAATCGTCCCCGGCTTACTGATAGCAAGCGAACAAGCACTCAAGGCCGCCAAGCTTTCATTGCCCGGCACCACCACCACTCGCGCTTGATAATTTTTAAGCGCCGAGCGCTCAATAGCGACACAAAGATCGTTCATCGACAAAGATTCTGCTTGCGGAATAACAAATTTCATTTCGGGAAACTGTTGAGCTAATCGTGCGGCAACATCGGCAACTATGGGAAATAACGTTACCAACTCACTTGAACGCGAACCGGCAATCAAGGCTACGGTTGGCTTTTTGGCATGCATATTTTCAAAATATGGCTGCACACGATCGTAAACAGGACAACCAAGCCAAAAAGCCTGCACGCCACGTGCTTCGTACCACGCCACTTCAAACGGATACAGCACCACAACCTGGTCGCAATAACGACGAATCGTTTTAATACGCCATGCCCCCCAGCACCACAGCTGCGGCGGGGACAAATAGGTAATTTTAATATCAGAACAACGTTTTTTTAATTTTTTTGCTAAACGCAAATTAAAACCAGGAAAGTCTACCAGTACCACTTCATCAAATTTTTGTTCAACAATGTGGTCGGTAATTTTTGTAAGAAACGCAAGAAGCCGACGCAGATGACGCACGATTTCAACAATACCAACGACATTCAGCTTTTCAAATCGTTCAAAAAGATGCGCACCCGCCTGCTGCAGATAATCCCCACCCACCGCTTCATAATAAACATCTGATTGCTGTAAACGATTAATATACCACGCTGCTGTTTTATCACCGGAAAGCTCGCCCGCAACTATAAAGATTTTTTTCATAATTTTTTCAAACACCCATCGCTAGAAAATTGCGTTCGCACTTCTTTGAGTAAACAAACGTTGTTATTAATCGCTTTGCCTAACCGCTCAATCAGCGCTTTGTAGGCAACCGCATCAAGATCTTTTTGCATGTCTTCATTAATTTTTTCCAGTGCCACCACGCGATCAGCCAAATTTTTATTCAAGTCTTCAACTATCGTCGCACTCGCGCGCAAATCTTTGCGGCTGGCCGATTTGAACGGCCCTTGATTTTCAATAAGATTTTCAACAACGGCCGACAACTTGTTCTGAACCGTTGATTTTTCAATCAGCAACGTCCCGATAGCGCCATGCAATTTTGCTGAAAGCGTCAGCGAATGGTGTGCATCGTTATTGTTTTTTATTTCTTCACGCACGGTCACACACAAGCGCGCCAACCGTTGCTGCACCGCACCAAGCGTACAGTCCAACGATATTGTTTGGCCAAACACACGACGCGTAAGTTGACCCAAATGCTCCTTGAGCGCATTTTTTGACATGCCAATTAAAGGCGACGCCGGCTCTTCTTTTTTAATAACAAAATCTTGTGATTCAGCCAAAGCAGGTACACTTGCAAGCCCCATACAAAAAATAGATACCTTTATTATTTTTTTTAACATGATGATCTATAACCCCTTTGCTCATCAAAAAAAACTCATTCTTTACTTGCTGCAGCATAAAAGAAAGAGAAAACAAAGCAAGGGTTTACTGCATTAGCACTATCGTTTTTTCACAAAAAAAGGGGGCAGCACATTCGACTGTCCCCTTTTTTTGTGAGTTTTTAAAAACTTAAAAAGCGCTTGCTATTCAGATTTTTCAGCTTTCTCAGTTGTATCACTATCGCTATCTGAGTAATCTACCACCGATGACGTCAATGAAGATGCGTCAACGGATAGTGACACTTGAATTGATGAAGAATCTTCAGATGGCCCGACGCTTTCCGAAGCCGAAATAAAGCCTTCTTCCCCTGGTATAAATTCGCCGTTTTCAGCTCTTCTTTGATCAAAATTTGGCGTTGCTACAAGTTGTGGCGCTGGTGCTTCTGGTGCACTTGAAAACACATCCGAACCTGGCAATTCATGATCTGCTGCCTTGGTAAAGTCTGAATTTTTCTTTTGAGCAAGAGCTTCATTTCCTAGTTTTTTAGCAATTTCTTTCTTTTTTTTCATTCTTTCTTTAGCAATTTTATCATTCTTTGATCCATTAAATCTAAAGACGATAGGTTCTCTATTTGCAGGTAATGCATGCGGATCGCTTGGAGCTTTATTCGTTTTGTCATCATAACCATCCAGATAAACTTCAGTATTATAACCATCATCATCACCAGAAACACTATTGGCACTATTACCATGGTCATCGCCAGAACCCATGGATCTCACCGCGTCAACATTACGCGAGCAAGTCGGTTGCTGATCAGCAACATTATTTTCGCTTCCAGATGTCGTTCCATTTTGTGGCTTTGTAGGCAAGTTAGGAACTGGCAATTTTGGTTTTTCTTCTTCAGGTTTTTCTTTCAAAAGCTCAATAATATAATAAACAAGCACACCAGCCACCATTGTTGAAGCAACCCCAGCAACAAAATATATAATGCGTTGTTGATTGTCTTGCGTAGTTCTTAACGTCACCGGTGCTTCTTCTATCAACGCGTTCTGTGCTTCAACTGCAGCAAATGCCGCTTTCAAAATTTGTTCATCAGAAAAACCTGCTTCACGTTGCGTTTGAACGTAGCGCGCAGCAAAAGCCACCATATCTTGTTGGTCAAGCTGCACAGCTGCGTGTGTTACCGCATGAAGACCAATCGTCAGCGTTAAAGCAAAACCTAAAATTTTTTGCATCATAAAAAACCTTATCATGGTAAAAAGGCGCGCCACAAGGGCACGCCTTTATTTTTCATATTTCTTTAAAACAATTAGTTGCTAGCAGAACTTGAAGCAACACCACCTGCATCTGCAGTGGATGCATTACTTGTAGAGCTTGCGCCATTTGCCGCATTACCAGTAGCCGCACCAGCATTACCAGTTGTTCCAGCCGTACCAGCATTGCCAGTGCTTTTCTTATCGAAGAAATACTTTTTAACACCAAACACAACACCTGCTACAATTAAGGTTGTTGCCACACCAGCCGCAAAATAAAGACCTTTTTCTTTATTTCTCAAACCAGCAAAACCATGCTCAGCGATTGTGTCTGCAACTGCTTGCACTTCTTGCGTAACCTGTTCAACAACTTCTTCTTCAGTTGCGCCAGCTTCTTTCATTTTTTCAACTTTTTCAATAATTTCTTGAACAACATCTTGAACAACGGTTTCAATCAATGCAACGTCCTGCTCTTCAATAACAACATCAAATTGATCAGCAGAAACTACTTCTGCCGCTACGTTCATGCTTGAACAAATCAAACTAAAAGAAAAGGCTAAAGCAACTAATTTCTTTGACATAAAAATCTCCCGATAAAACAAACTACTCACAACAAAATACCATAACAAATAAAAAGCAATTTTTATTTTCTAGTCTAAAGAATTCTCGATCGAGATAGAGTATGATAATTTTTTCCAAAAAATCAACTTGTGATCAATTGCAAAATACAACATTCACGCTAGTTATGATCACGCTTTGAAAAACCACATAAATAGGCAAGACCAATACGCATGTATTGCATCAACGAAAGCACAGAAAACAACGCCAATAAAATGACTACAACGGCGTACGTTCGCGTTGGCGCCCAATGTAAAAAGTAGCATACAAAAAGCCACCCAATAAATAACAACTGAAAAAGCGTTGTAAGTTTTCCCCAAACGGTCGGCTCAACCTGAAAGTTCCGATTAATCCGCATCAAAATATAGGTGCCGCCCAAAATAATAAGTTCGCGAACACAAAATAAAATCACAAACCAAATTGGAATCGAAAATGATGGAGTTGCAAGAAATGCCAGCGAACCAAAACTACACAATAAAAAAAATTTATCGGCAATGGGATCTAAAATCTCACCAAGTGCTGTTTTTTCATTTAACAAACGCGCACAGTAACCGTCAAGAACATCACTAACCGATGCAACTAAAAAAATTAAAAAAGTCGCCCGCCATGCCTGAAAAAGCACGCCACACACCACCAGCGGTGCCAAAATAATACGCAGAAAGGTTAATGCGTTAGACACATTAACCCATCGGCGATCTTGAGACATTTTTGAAAAAAGCGAACAACTTTTTTTCATAATCAAACTTTAAGCGATTTACTTATCTTCTTTGACCTGTTTATCTTGGGCTGCATAACCAACAAGTTTGACCGCCCATCCCTGAGCCATAACTTGACGCACTTGAGCGTACTCAGCCGCATAGGTCTTGTCAATCTCGGTTAAGCGTTTAAGTTGACCCTTATCCCTCACCAGCGGATTAACACCGCGGAATTTAGAACAAATTATATAATCATGATCATCATTTTTTGATACCAACGTAAACGATGTTTTGTATGTTCTAATTTTTCTAATAGCATTCTTAATGATTGAATCATCAGAAGAAACTAATTTTGCCCACACAACATCGTCAGTTGAAAAATGAAAATCATCTTTGGTCAGCAGCTTAATATCCATAGCACGTTGTAATGCTTGTACCGTCCAAATGTTAACCAAGAAATTTTCTGGCCCACCCCATGAATGTTGGGTTAAATACAACGGAATGCGTGCAAAAAGACGCGCCGTTTTTACTGTCTTAAAGAACCAATGGCCATCACTAAACACCAAATCATTCAAAATAACGCTAACATCTTGCTCGTCAATAATGCTCAGCAAGAGGCCTTCTTGCAAATTATAGTCAATACGATCGGCACACAAATCCGGGAGACATTGTTCAAGAGCTACATGATCCCCACTCTTGTGCATAATATCGCCCAACACCATGCCATGCTTTGCCAATACCGAAGGAATAGTACTTTGAGTCAGATACCATTCATGAATCGTATCTTGATAAGCATCTTTATTACCTTCAGTATTAAACATGAAATCGGCAACGTGCGAAAAAACCGTATGAGAAGCATCATGCAAAAGACCAGCAATTTGTTCTTCAATGCCAGCACCAAAATGTCGCAACAACGCCCACACGCCAAGGCAATGGTCATAACGAGAATATTGCTTCATCCCTTTAACAATTTGAGGTACCCCAAACTGATTAACCTTCTTAATGCGCTGCATAACCGGACTTTCAATAATGTCCAAAATCACTTGTTCTTGTACGGTAAAAATACCATACGGCGTTTGAACGTCTTTCCCAATGCCCATCTGGCTTTGAGCTGTGCCCTGCTTTTTGTTTACAAACGACATACAACGCTCCATGATTTTTTTATGTGATAATGTCACGCCCCACGTTACCACGAGTGTAACAACACTAATCAGCAAAAATCTACTTTTAATACGATTGATCATAAAAAATCCCCGTTGAATAAAACCCGATGCACACATACAACTCTATTAGTAAATTTTTCAAATAGTAAAAGAAGCAATAATTATCAAGCAATATTACTTCTGTTTGATTAAAATAAATAATTATGGTATACAATTATAGAACAGCGTGTCACTACAATTCGAAACTCACATCATTTGTTTGGTTAACTAAAATACCATATTTCTTAAGAAAGACCTAATAGTTATGAACGAGGTTATTTTTCTTGCTCACACTTTTTTGATGAGTCTCTTTACATTGACCGCTCTTAAACTTGGCAAAGAAGCGCTCATATCGTTTATTTGCGTGCAAAGTATTTTAGCAAATCTTTTTGTTACCAAACAGATGACGCTCTTCGGTTTTGATGTAACCTGCAGCGATGTTTACATGGTTGGCGCCCTTTTTGGTCTCAACTTGCTGCAAGAATTTTTTGGTAAAAAGTATGTGTATACCACCATCGCCATTAGCTTTTTTATTGTCATTTTTTATTTATTCATGACACAGCTCCACCTTGCTTACCTGCCTAACAATTTTGATACAACTCAACAGCACTTTGTAGCACTACTCAACTTAATGCCACGCATTATTATTGCTTCAATTTTTACTTATATTATCGTACAACTTCTTGATGCTCAGCTTTACAGTACACTCAAATTATTAATGAACGGCCGCTATCCATTGCTGCGCAATCTTGTTTCGCTCAGCTGCAGCCAAACGCTTGATACAGTCATGTTTAGCTTTCTAGGTCTTTATGGTATTGTTGGCTCTATTACCAACATAATCTTAGTCAGCCTTGCTATAAAAATTATTACCATCGCCCTCACTTCGCCGTTTACCTCTCTTGCTCACCGACTCATGAGGAATCAGAATGCCATTCTTTAAATTTGAAATTATTCATCAATCAAAAAAATCTCGCGCACGCGTCGGCCGTATTCACACACCACACGGCATTATCGACACACCCAATTTTGTTGGAGTAGGCACTAATGGCTCACTCAAAGCACTCGACAACAAAACGGTTCAGGAAATCGGTTTGCAATTAATGTTTTGTAACACCTACCATCTCATGTTGCAACCGGGCACCGACATTATTAAACAAGCAGGCGGCCTGCATTCGTTTATCAACCGCCAAATGCCCATCATCACCGACTCTGGAGGCTTTCAAGTTTTTAGCTTAACTTACGGCGGCGTTGCTTGCGAAATTAAAAGCAAAGGCACAAAAAAACACGGCGGCAGCGTTTTAAAAATTACCGAAGAAGGGGTAACTTTTAGGTCGTATCGCGATGGCCAAAAAATTTTACTCACCCCAGAACGTTCAATACAAGCACAAAAAGATATTGGCGCCGACATTATGATCAGTTTTGATGAGCTTCCGCCCTACCACATTTCGCCGTACAAACTTAAAGAATCGTTCGATCGCACGCATCGCTGGGAAGAACGCTCACTCAACGAACATTTAAAAAATGTTAACAAACAAGCCTTGTACGCCGTTATTCATGGCGGCATTGACCCAGTATTGCGAAAAAAAAGTTGTGCTATTTTAACAAACATGCCATTTGACGGTTACTCAATTGGCGGCAGTGTTGGTAAAAATTTACAAGAAATGATCATCATGCTCGAAACAACAATGCCTCACTTGCCAATAGAAAAACCAAATCACTTGCTCGGGATCGGCGATGTGGCTTCACTTGAAGCATCTATTCCTCTCGGCATTGATACGTTCGACAGCTCACACCCAACCAAAGCAGCACGACATGGCCTTTTATTTACCAACAAAGGAATGGTCCGCGTCGCAAAAAGTGGCAATGCTACACAACACAGACCAATTGAAGATGATTGCACGTGCTTTACCTGCCAAAACTATACACTTGCGTATCTCAGCCATCTTTTCAAAGCAAATGAATTAACGGCGTTTACGCTGGCAACTATTCACAATCTTCATTTTATGGTGCGGTTGATGCAACACTATCGCGAGCAAATTTTACGTGATCAGATTTAATAAGTGGATATTCGCTAAAACCAAGAAATTGGCATTCTGGTTCAATCAGCACACCAAAGTTTTCAAAGACACGTATCTGCATGGTGCGCGCCAACAAAACCACATCGTGTGATGTGGCGCCCTGCTGCGTTACCAACATATTAGCATGCTGATACGACACAATAGCTCCACCAATCTGGAGCGCACCCTTCACGCCAATTTTGTCTAAATAGTACGCTACAAATGGCACGCGTTTGCCAGCAACCAATGGCAACAGTTCGTAATCTCGAAAATTTCTAAAAAAACTACCACAGGTTCGAGCATGCGGATAGCGTTGCGCTCGATGACGCACAATTTCATCACGACGCCCTTTATGATACCAAGCTTGCTCGCAACTGACCGGCGTCAGTTTAAATGTTGCTTCAACCAAATAATAATCTCTCTGCTGCAAAATCGATTCGTTATAACCAAAACAAAACCATGCCGCATCAACAATTTCAAGTGCTCCCGTGATACGATTCACTACCTGCGCGCTGACCAAAAAGTTGCTCAATAAATACTGAAAATAATGAATGTTGATATAAACACACCCACCAATTGATCCGGGAATACCACTAAAATCTTCCAAGCCATGCAAGCCCTGATCTAAAGCCGCATCAATAACTTCCTGCATATCAAGCCCCGCCCCAGCGGTAACCAGGCCCTGCTCGCAATCAATAATCAAGTGACCAATCCGCGGCCTAATCACCAGCCCCACAACTCCCTGATCGCTAATCAACACGTTGGCTCCTTGGCCCAACATGGTTATGGGCAGGTGCTGCTCGTTGGCAAAAGCAAGCGCTTGCTGAAACTCTTCAGCCGTGGTGGGCTGGGCAAAATACTGAGCACAACCACCCGTTTGAAACCAATTTTTATCGCTCAATGAAATGGCGGACAAAATCTTCATTAAAAAATCCTATTGCTGCAAAATGATAATAATTTGAGGGATAGTATGGCAGATTTTGTCACTTCGTCCATGCCCTACCCACGAGCCATGAACCCGCTACCAATAATCCTAACAAGAAATTATTTTCAAATAATCACTTATTTGACTATATTAATGGCACCTGTTTAAAAAATTATTGCCACACAGAAATTAAAATTGCTACAATACAAATAGGTTAGATAAATTTTAAAGGGATCATTTTCGGGGGAAATACCATGAAAACAATAAAACTTTCTTTTTTACTCATCGCCTTCTTAACAACCATTGCGCAAGCAGACAAACAAAAGAACGAACCTGGCTATCTTATCAGCCCTGCATTTAACCAACTCAAGAAGGTAGCGGTTACTCACAATGAGCTCTCAACTCAAATTACATTTGATTTTTCACAACCAATTTATTTCAAGCAAAAACTCAACGAAGCACAGCGCACCTTAAAATTGTGGTTTCCTGGTATGAATCTTAAAAACTTCAATCCACAACACGTAATGGACAAAATCAATCAACTCAAAACCACAGGATTAATCGATACAATAGAAATTAATGAAAAAGATAAAGCAATCCCAAATGTGATGCTCACACTTAAATTTACCGAATTCCGCACACACTATGACACCAACAAAAACAATACAGAAAGCCAAATACCTAATAAAAAACAAAACAGATTATTGATTAAATGGAGCCAAACGGAAGAGCCAAACCAACTTATTCTCGATATATTTTCTGTTGAATCACTTGAAAAAATTAAAGCAAAAAACTCGGTCCTACTGCACGCCAAGCGCACTAATCATGCGACAGAAAGATCAACGCCCAGCAACCAAGCCTGGCGCTTTGCGCGTAATGCTTAATGCATGCTACTCGGCGAAAAACGTTTCGCATCAGGTCAGGCACAATTTAAGCACTCAACTCACCACTCAGGCACAAAAATTTCTAACACAAGCAGGCTTTCGCGTTATTGCTGCCCGTCAAGATGGCCAAGCACTTTCACTGCTCGAGCATGTTGATCTGGCACAACAACTAAACGCTGATTTATTAATTATTGTAGCTATTAATCACCAAAAAAGAGCAGTTCAGCCAGAAACTATTATTCAAACCAGTTATAGCGCCGGTCCAATCTCATTACAAACACATCACGGCTTTTGGTCGCTCAACATGCCACCAGGCAATTTTTTGTCATTGCTACATGAATTACCAATTTTTACCACCGAGGTATGCCAAAAAATTGCAACAACTATTCACCACAACATTTCTCGGACATTTCATCATAACCAAAACATGCGGCACTCTTTGAGCCAGTTCTCATTGATATCGCCACACAAAACCCCCTTTATGCTGCTACATCTTGCTATAACTTTTCATGACAATAATCATGATTTCGTGTTGCCCGAAAAAGACCACAAGTCACTTGCTCGCCACCTTGCGCACACCATTCAGCAGTATTCTGGGACATCGCAAACACAGAAAAATCATTAATACACCTACAAAATACCTAAAAATGCTTCTTTTCTTTTAAATTTAATCAAAAATAATTTATACTGTTATTCAATAGGAAAAGTTCCTATTATTCGACAAAAACACATATGCGCTAAACATTATTATTTAGAAAGGATGATCATGAATACAAGCCTTTCTCTGTCGTTCGAACTCATTTATCTCATCGGCTGGCTTTTGAAAAATGAGAAGCAAGCACTCAACGCACTCATCAAAGGCGCCATCAACAAGGGACTGGGTCAAGAGCTCAATGCAATCAACCCCCAAGATCATTCAAAAGTAAATGAGCAGCTCTATAACACGCTCATAGATTTTTTGAATTTCATGGAAGATTCACTGCTGAATAATATGGACAACTTACAAATTGATACCAAAACTGAAAAAGCAATGCTTGCTGCCTTGCGCAAGGTAGACCTTGACGCACTAGACGTTAATACCGTCAGAACCAGCATGCAGCAAACAAAAGATGAATTGTCAGCCAAAAGTCCAACCAC includes these proteins:
- the ssb gene encoding single-stranded DNA-binding protein yields the protein MASYNRIIMMGNLTRDPEYKQVGSGQGVCRFGLASNRQFKNKQTGTMVQEVCFIDIDVWGAQAESCNQYLQKGRAVLVEGRLKLDSWQDQEGNKRSKHSIVADRVTFLAAASQAEDVEFDAEGMSAIAPAPASKVSFDDQFAPAKEAAPKRAAKPKAAVDSAPNSGEIAFNDQKPFEDDLPF
- the lpxB gene encoding lipid-A-disaccharide synthase — protein: MKKIFIVAGELSGDKTAAWYINRLQQSDVYYEAVGGDYLQQAGAHLFERFEKLNVVGIVEIVRHLRRLLAFLTKITDHIVEQKFDEVVLVDFPGFNLRLAKKLKKRCSDIKITYLSPPQLWCWGAWRIKTIRRYCDQVVVLYPFEVAWYEARGVQAFWLGCPVYDRVQPYFENMHAKKPTVALIAGSRSSELVTLFPIVADVAARLAQQFPEMKFVIPQAESLSMNDLCVAIERSALKNYQARVVVVPGNESLAALSACSLAISKPGTITLELVLLNIPTVVLFKISWLSYWLARMVVKVKSMSLPNLLSADIICKEFIQQDCQPAVIAQYAAHLYKKSVRANYAHPQHDQVFGALRQQLSPPQS
- a CDS encoding CDP-alcohol phosphatidyltransferase family protein, with amino-acid sequence MSQDRRWVNVSNALTFLRIILAPLVVCGVLFQAWRATFLIFLVASVSDVLDGYCARLLNEKTALGEILDPIADKFFLLCSFGSLAFLATPSFSIPIWFVILFCVRELIILGGTYILMRINRNFQVEPTVWGKLTTLFQLLFIGWLFVCYFLHWAPTRTYAVVVILLALFSVLSLMQYMRIGLAYLCGFSKRDHN
- a CDS encoding HD domain-containing protein, producing the protein MINRIKSRFLLISVVTLVVTWGVTLSHKKIMERCMSFVNKKQGTAQSQMGIGKDVQTPYGIFTVQEQVILDIIESPVMQRIKKVNQFGVPQIVKGMKQYSRYDHCLGVWALLRHFGAGIEEQIAGLLHDASHTVFSHVADFMFNTEGNKDAYQDTIHEWYLTQSTIPSVLAKHGMVLGDIMHKSGDHVALEQCLPDLCADRIDYNLQEGLLLSIIDEQDVSVILNDLVFSDGHWFFKTVKTARLFARIPLYLTQHSWGGPENFLVNIWTVQALQRAMDIKLLTKDDFHFSTDDVVWAKLVSSDDSIIKNAIRKIRTYKTSFTLVSKNDDHDYIICSKFRGVNPLVRDKGQLKRLTEIDKTYAAEYAQVRQVMAQGWAVKLVGYAAQDKQVKEDK
- a CDS encoding queuosine precursor transporter, which gives rise to MNEVIFLAHTFLMSLFTLTALKLGKEALISFICVQSILANLFVTKQMTLFGFDVTCSDVYMVGALFGLNLLQEFFGKKYVYTTIAISFFIVIFYLFMTQLHLAYLPNNFDTTQQHFVALLNLMPRIIIASIFTYIIVQLLDAQLYSTLKLLMNGRYPLLRNLVSLSCSQTLDTVMFSFLGLYGIVGSITNIILVSLAIKIITIALTSPFTSLAHRLMRNQNAIL
- a CDS encoding tRNA-guanosine(34) transglycosylase, with amino-acid sequence MPFFKFEIIHQSKKSRARVGRIHTPHGIIDTPNFVGVGTNGSLKALDNKTVQEIGLQLMFCNTYHLMLQPGTDIIKQAGGLHSFINRQMPIITDSGGFQVFSLTYGGVACEIKSKGTKKHGGSVLKITEEGVTFRSYRDGQKILLTPERSIQAQKDIGADIMISFDELPPYHISPYKLKESFDRTHRWEERSLNEHLKNVNKQALYAVIHGGIDPVLRKKSCAILTNMPFDGYSIGGSVGKNLQEMIIMLETTMPHLPIEKPNHLLGIGDVASLEASIPLGIDTFDSSHPTKAARHGLLFTNKGMVRVAKSGNATQHRPIEDDCTCFTCQNYTLAYLSHLFKANELTAFTLATIHNLHFMVRLMQHYREQILRDQI
- the murB gene encoding UDP-N-acetylmuramate dehydrogenase, which codes for MKILSAISLSDKNWFQTGGCAQYFAQPTTAEEFQQALAFANEQHLPITMLGQGANVLISDQGVVGLVIRPRIGHLIIDCEQGLVTAGAGLDMQEVIDAALDQGLHGLEDFSGIPGSIGGCVYINIHYFQYLLSNFLVSAQVVNRITGALEIVDAAWFCFGYNESILQQRDYYLVEATFKLTPVSCEQAWYHKGRRDEIVRHRAQRYPHARTCGSFFRNFRDYELLPLVAGKRVPFVAYYLDKIGVKGALQIGGAIVSYQHANMLVTQQGATSHDVVLLARTMQIRVFENFGVLIEPECQFLGFSEYPLIKSDHVKFARDSVASTAP
- a CDS encoding N-acetylmuramoyl-L-alanine amidase, whose translation is MRQKDQRPATKPGALRVMLNACYSAKNVSHQVRHNLSTQLTTQAQKFLTQAGFRVIAARQDGQALSLLEHVDLAQQLNADLLIIVAINHQKRAVQPETIIQTSYSAGPISLQTHHGFWSLNMPPGNFLSLLHELPIFTTEVCQKIATTIHHNISRTFHHNQNMRHSLSQFSLISPHKTPFMLLHLAITFHDNNHDFVLPEKDHKSLARHLAHTIQQYSGTSQTQKNH